CAACTCCAAGTGGTGTATCCTTAAGCATTATACCTAAAGCGGAACCTGGATCATATTTCCCCTTTACCGCGTTCGTTTTTACCCCATAAACGCTTTGACGATCAAACAGAATTTCCACGTTGGTTTGGCGGGCAAAATCCTTGAGTGTGGTGGTGGCGAAACCTTCAGGAATATCAAGGGGTAGCTTTTCTTTTTCGGTGCAGGCGGTGAGGAAGATTGTACAAAGGCAAGCGAAAGCAAAAATCAGTAGGAACGAGTGACGGTGTGATCGTATGGAATTTCTGTTCACGGGTTGTTGCGATTCTGTAGGAGGGGGTTAATCCCCCGATAACGTCTGCCGAAGATCGCGGCGTAAAGCCGCTCCTACAATTGAATACATCATTGGGCTTCCCGCAAAACAATCTCTCTACTCCCCCGCCATTCGGCTTCCATGCCAAAACTGGACTCCATCAGGCGAACAAAGCCCTCCACGTTGTCCGACCAGAACGAGCTGCTCAGGCTGATGGTCTCTAGCGAGGGATCACTAAGTACTACCTGAATCGGGTTACTTCTGTTAAACTCTTTCACTATTTCTCCCAGCTGAATTTGATCGTAATCCAACAGGCGTGGCTGCCAACGGTGGACTTCTTTGATTTCCGTCTCGTTAATCGAGGTCACCTCGACCACCAACGATTCGTTATGCAGCTTAACCTTGGCCCGCTGGCCAATTTCCAGAAAAGCGTCTGTAATGGGCGTATCCGGGGAAGGCTGCGGCACAGTTGGCTTAACGTTCACCTTGCCTTCGGTCACAATAACATCCACTTCATCCTCTGAAAGGCGGACGCTGAAAATGGTGCCCACGGCTCGAACATCGACTCCGGCCACA
The genomic region above belongs to Verrucomicrobiota bacterium and contains:
- a CDS encoding STN domain-containing protein; translation: MNRNSIRSHRHSFLLIFAFACLCTIFLTACTEKEKLPLDIPEGFATTTLKDFARQTNVEILFDRQSVYGVKTNAVKGKYDPGSALGIMLKDTPLGV